In the genome of Deinococcus yavapaiensis KR-236, the window GCTCAAGCTCATGTAGCCGTGCTGTTCGGTGCTGCCGAGCGGGAGGATGCAGCGGTCGTCGCGTTGCAAGTACGCCTCCACTTGCATCCAGTTCAAGTCACTCACGCGCATGAAATCTCCTAGGGGCTGTTCTCGCGGGGCGGAAAGCGGGGGTCAGTGGCGTTGGCGAGGATCGAGCGCTTCTCGTAGCCCGTCGCCGACCAAGTTGAAGGCCAGCACGGTCAGGAAGATGGCGGTGCCCGGAAAGAAGGCCATCCAGGGCGAGGAGGCGAGAAAGCCACGCGCGGAGTCGAGCATCGCGCCCCAGCTGGGCGTGGGCGGTTGCACGCCCAGCCCGAGGAAGGAAAGGGTGCTTTCCGCGAGGACGGCCGTGGCGATCGCCAACGTGACTTGCACGATCAACGCGCTCATGATGTTGGGAAGCA includes:
- a CDS encoding creatininase family protein, which produces MRVSDLNWMQVEAYLQRDDRCILPLGSTEQHGYMSLS